Proteins from a genomic interval of Acidimicrobiales bacterium:
- a CDS encoding SRPBCC family protein, producing MSQQPAATTVRHSVEVNAPIEEAFKIFTEDFGRFKPPEHNLLGVEIAETVFEPRVGGYLYDRGVDGSECRWARVLAYEPPHRVVFSWDINPYWQIESDPAKTSEVEVRFTSESPQRTSVELEHRNLDRHGEGWQGVREGVDGDQGWPLYLQRYAGLF from the coding sequence ATGAGCCAACAGCCCGCGGCGACAACGGTGCGCCACTCTGTCGAGGTCAACGCGCCGATCGAGGAAGCGTTCAAGATCTTCACCGAGGACTTCGGTCGGTTTAAACCCCCCGAACACAACCTGCTCGGGGTGGAGATCGCAGAGACCGTCTTCGAACCTCGAGTGGGCGGTTACCTCTATGACCGGGGTGTCGACGGAAGCGAATGCCGCTGGGCGCGCGTCTTGGCCTACGAACCCCCGCATCGGGTGGTGTTCAGTTGGGACATCAACCCGTACTGGCAGATCGAATCCGACCCCGCCAAGACCAGCGAAGTCGAGGTCCGGTTCACGAGCGAATCCCCACAGCGCACCAGTGTGGAGCTCGAGCACCGAAACCTTGATCGCCACGGCGAGGGCTGGCAGGGTGTCCGGGAAGGCGTGGACGGGGACCAGG
- a CDS encoding metalloregulator ArsR/SmtB family transcription factor, whose amino-acid sequence MAYRGAALLALGDPTRLAILERLADRPSAVVDLARELPVSRPAVSQHLRVLKDAGLVFDEPVGNRRIYRVDPDALAELRDQLDRFWSKALAAYEATVEERRQEER is encoded by the coding sequence ATGGCTTACCGAGGTGCGGCGTTGCTGGCTCTGGGCGATCCCACCCGGCTCGCCATACTGGAACGCCTGGCCGACCGACCCAGTGCGGTGGTCGATCTGGCAAGGGAGCTCCCGGTGAGCCGGCCGGCCGTCTCGCAGCACCTGCGCGTCCTCAAAGACGCCGGGTTGGTGTTCGACGAGCCGGTCGGCAACCGCCGCATCTACCGAGTCGACCCGGATGCGCTGGCCGAACTGCGCGACCAGCTCGACCGGTTCTGGAGCAAGGCGCTGGCCGCCTACGAAGCGACCGTCGAAGAAAGAAGGCAGGAGGAACGATGA
- a CDS encoding SDR family NAD(P)-dependent oxidoreductase: MADNTFPIPYAGHDLTGRVALVTGASSGLGRRFAVTLAAAGASVAACARRTDRLEELVKEIEGRGGRPIAVGLDVTDADAITSAVQRAEDELGTVDILVNNAGIPDAQYATRMPLDLVDRVIDTNLRGPWLLSCEVARRLIKAKKPGRIVNISSLGALTYSGGAAALYSVTKAGVIRMTEALSAEWAKYWINVNCIVPGSFSSEMMDGMMERVGFRPEQVGPRGRMGDPAQLDSTLLYLVAKESEFVSGAVIRVDDAQGPR; this comes from the coding sequence ATGGCTGACAACACTTTCCCGATCCCGTACGCCGGCCACGACCTGACCGGCCGGGTGGCGCTGGTGACTGGTGCGAGTTCGGGGCTGGGGCGTCGTTTTGCCGTCACGCTCGCCGCCGCCGGGGCGTCGGTGGCAGCGTGCGCACGAAGGACCGACCGCCTCGAGGAGCTCGTCAAGGAGATCGAGGGCCGAGGTGGACGTCCGATTGCTGTCGGGCTGGACGTCACCGACGCGGATGCGATCACATCGGCCGTGCAGCGCGCCGAGGACGAGCTGGGCACGGTCGACATCCTCGTCAACAACGCCGGCATTCCCGACGCCCAGTACGCCACCCGCATGCCGCTCGACCTGGTCGACCGGGTGATCGACACCAACCTTCGCGGCCCATGGTTGCTGTCCTGCGAGGTGGCCCGCCGACTGATCAAGGCGAAGAAGCCAGGGCGGATCGTGAACATCTCCTCGCTCGGGGCTTTGACCTACAGCGGCGGCGCGGCGGCCCTGTATTCGGTAACGAAGGCCGGCGTCATCAGGATGACCGAGGCCCTCTCCGCGGAGTGGGCGAAGTATTGGATCAACGTGAACTGCATCGTCCCGGGGTCTTTTTCCTCCGAGATGATGGACGGAATGATGGAACGAGTCGGTTTCAGGCCCGAGCAAGTGGGGCCTCGCGGGCGGATGGGCGACCCGGCCCAGCTCGACAGCACCCTGCTGTACCTGGTGGCCAAGGAGTCCGAGTTCGTCAGCGGCGCGGTCATCCGGGTCGACGACGCGCAGGGACCCCGCTGA